In Ramlibacter sp., the sequence CAGCGCGCCGATCAGCGCGCCTGCGGTCGAGCCCAGCCCGCCAATGATGATCACGATGAAGATCAGCACATTGACCTGGGCGCCGATCTGCGGCGTCACGTTCTGCTGGTAAAGGCCCCACATCACGCCACCGAGCCCGGCCAGCGCGCTGCCCGCGACGAACACGCCAATGAACATGCGGCGGATGCGGTAGCCCAGGGCCTCGACCATCTCGCGGTCCTGCACCCCGGCGCGGATCAGCAGGCCGAGCTTGGTGCGCGACAGCGTCCAGGCCAGCGCGCCGAACACCAGCAGGCCCACGATCACGGCAATCAGGCGGTACTTCTCCACCGCGGCGTCGCCAATCAGGATGGCGCCGCGCATGCCCTCGGGCAGCGGCAGCGGAATCTGCAGCGGCCCCCAGATGACCTTGATCAGCTCCTCGCCGATGATCATGCCGCCCATGGTGATCAGGATCTGCTTGAGGTGGGCGCCGTACACCGGCCGCACGATGAAGCGCTCGAAGGCCAGCCCCACGGCCCCGGCCACCAGCATGGCGATCAGCATGGCCGGCAGCACGGCCACCAGGTTGCGCCAGAGCTCGGCCGAGCCGGTCCAGTCGCCCATGGCGCCCAGCACGCTGGTGGCCACAAAGGCGCCCAGCGCGATGAACACGCCGTGGCCGAAATTGAGGACGTCCATCAGCCCGAACACCAGCGTCAGGCCCGAGGCGATGATGAAGATGATCATGCCCATGGCCAGCCCGGCCACGGTCAGCGTGAGCCAGGTGGAGGCGGAGCCGATCAGCGGCAGCACCAGCAGGGCCAGCACCGGCACCAGGGCCAGCGGCTTCCAGTCAAGGTCTTTCATAGCGCCAGTCCCAGCAAGGAGGTCTGCAGGGCCTCGTCCTCGGCCAGCGCCTGCATGGAGCCGGCATGGACGACCACGCCGTTGTCCATGACGGCCACGCTGTCGCCCAGTCGCTTTGCAAAATTGAAGTTCTGCTCGACGAGCAGGATGGTCACGCCCGCCGCCTTGAGCTGGGCGAAGGCGTCGATCATGTTGTTGATGATCGCGGGCGCCAGGCCCTTGCTGGGCTCGTCCACGATCAGCAGTTCGCGCGGCTCCACAATGGCCCGCGAAACGGCCAGCATCTGCTTTTGCCCGCCGGACAGCTTGCCCGCGGGGTGGTTCCAGAATTTTTCAACGGCCGGGAACAGCGAGAAGATCCACGCCAGGCGCTCCTCGTCCATCTGGCTGGCGCTGCGGGCCTGGCGCGCGGCCAGCAGCATGTTTTCCTTGACCGTGAGGTCGGAGAAGATGCCCATGTTCTCGGGCACGTAGGCGATGTTGAGCCCCGCGATCTGCGGCGTGCTCATATGGGTGATGTCGTCGTCATTGAAGCGCACGCTGCCATGCGAGGCCCGCCACAGGCCCATGATGGTGCGCAGCGTGGTGGTCTTGCCAGCGCCGTTGCGCCCCAGCAGCATGGTGAGCTGGCCCCGCGGCACCGCGAGGTCCACCCCGTGCAGGATGTGGTACGCGCCAATGTGGGTGTGCACGCCCGAGAGTTCGAGCAGGTTCTTGCTCATGCGGCCTCCCGTGCAATGCCCAGGTAGGCTTCCTGCACCACCGGCGACGCGATCACCGCGGCGGGGTCGCCATCGGCCACCAGCGAGCCGTTGTGCAGAACGATGATGCGGTCGGCCAGCTCGCGCACCACGTCCATCTTGTGCTCGACCAGCAAAATGGTCTTGCTCTTGTCTTCCTTGAGCTTGCGGATCAGGTTCAGGATCACGGGGGCCTCGGCCGCGTTCATGCCGGCCGTGGGTTCGTCGAACATGAACACCTTCGATTCGAGCGCCATCAGCAGCGCCACCTCCAGCTTGCGCTGGTCACCATGCGGCAGGCTGGCCACGACCAGGTCGCGCCGGTCGTCCATGGCCACCGCCTCCAGGATGTCCATGGCGCGCTGCGTCAGCGCGCCGTGGTCGCTCCAGATGCTCCACAGGTTCAGCCCGCGCCGGTGGGCGCCTTCGCGCGCGGCCTGCACCGCCAGCCGCACGTTCTCCAGCACGCTCAGGTTGGGGAACAGGTTGGTGAGCTGGAAGGCCCGGCCCAGCCCGGCGCGGGTGCGCGCCGAAGCCGGCAGGCCCGACAGGTCACGCCCGTCCAGCGACACCGTTCCACTGGACGCCTTGAGCTGGCCCGAGATCAGGTTGAAGTAGGTGGTCTTGCCCGCTCCGTTGGGGCCGACGATGGCGGTCAGTGTGCCCGGCTCGAAGGAGCAGGTCACACCGTTGACCGCCACGTGGCCGCCGAAACGGATGGTGAGATCCCGGGTGGCTAGCAAGCTCATGGTCTCCAATGGTCTGGTGAAGGGTCAGGTGGCGTGGCTCAGGGGCAGGTGCCAATCACGTAGTAATTGGTGCCCGTCATCTTGAGGGTGGTGGTGACAAACGTGTTCCACAGGCCCATGTTCTGGCCCGAGCCATTGGCATAGGTGTAGCCGCCGGACTGGTAGGCACGGCCGGCCGTGGTGTGGGCATAGTTGCTCGCGGTGTAGCAGGTCGCGGGCGGCGGCGCCGAGCCGGTGGTGGTGCCGGTGGCGGCGGCCGAGGCCGCGCCTTCGGTGCCATTGCTGTCGGCGGCCTTCACGGTCCAGCTGTACTGCGTGGCGGCGGCCAGGCCGGTGTCGGTGAAGTTGGTCGCGGTCACCGGCAGCGCATTGGACTTGTTGCCGCCGCGGTACACGTTGTAGCTGGCGGCGCCGGTCACGGCGTTCCAGGTGATCTTCATCGTGGTCGTGGTGGCGTTGGACGTGGCCACGCCGGTGGGCGCGGCCAGCGTGGTCGTGCCGCCACCACCACCGCCGCCGCCACCACCGCTGCCGGTGCCCGAGGCCACGCGGTCCACCATGGCCTTGATGGCGGCCATCTGGGTGCCGGCCTTCTGCGCGAAGTTGGAGCCGTACCAGCCGATCCAGTCCCAGCAGGCGTTGGGGTTGGCCAGCGAGCCGCTGGCCGCCGTGCTGCGGCTGGTGTTGTCCACCTTGGTCTGCGGGAACAGGACGATGATGTTGTTGGTGTCGGCCCAGCGGGTGTAGCCGGTGTTCTTCACGTACTTGTCGCCGATCTTGTCGGTGCTCTGCTGGCAGCCGTGCAGCGCGACGTGCAGCTTGCACTGCGTGCCGCTGGCGCAGCTCGCGGGCACGTAGATCCAGCCCGTGGCGGCCATGCCGGGGTTGCTGGTGAACTGGGTCTGGTTGAACTCGATGTAGTTGGCGGCAGCCGGCGAGTTGTTGCGCGCGGCCAGGGTGCCATAGAACTTGGTCAGCGCGGCCTTGGCGCCGTCGTAGCCGCAGTTGCTGATGTAGGGCGAGGCGCTGCTGCTGCACGAGTTGTTGCCCGTGCTGTCAAAGTCGGTGGGGAACACGTGGGCCGTGCTGGCGCGCTGGACGTATTCCAGGTTGCCCGAGGGCACGCCGTTGTTGGTGTACTGCGTCTGCACGGCGTTCATGGGGTTGGGGCCCACCGTGTAGTCGCTGGTGCCAACGAACATGTAGATCTTCTGGCTGGCCACGTTCGACTTGTTGTCGATCTGCGAGCCGCTCCAGCTGTT encodes:
- a CDS encoding branched-chain amino acid ABC transporter permease, which encodes MKDLDWKPLALVPVLALLVLPLIGSASTWLTLTVAGLAMGMIIFIIASGLTLVFGLMDVLNFGHGVFIALGAFVATSVLGAMGDWTGSAELWRNLVAVLPAMLIAMLVAGAVGLAFERFIVRPVYGAHLKQILITMGGMIIGEELIKVIWGPLQIPLPLPEGMRGAILIGDAAVEKYRLIAVIVGLLVFGALAWTLSRTKLGLLIRAGVQDREMVEALGYRIRRMFIGVFVAGSALAGLGGVMWGLYQQNVTPQIGAQVNVLIFIVIIIGGLGSTAGALIGALLVGLMANYTGFLAPKVALFSNIALMVAILLWRPQGVYPVTNR
- a CDS encoding ABC transporter ATP-binding protein, coding for MSKNLLELSGVHTHIGAYHILHGVDLAVPRGQLTMLLGRNGAGKTTTLRTIMGLWRASHGSVRFNDDDITHMSTPQIAGLNIAYVPENMGIFSDLTVKENMLLAARQARSASQMDEERLAWIFSLFPAVEKFWNHPAGKLSGGQKQMLAVSRAIVEPRELLIVDEPSKGLAPAIINNMIDAFAQLKAAGVTILLVEQNFNFAKRLGDSVAVMDNGVVVHAGSMQALAEDEALQTSLLGLAL
- a CDS encoding ABC transporter ATP-binding protein; its protein translation is MSLLATRDLTIRFGGHVAVNGVTCSFEPGTLTAIVGPNGAGKTTYFNLISGQLKASSGTVSLDGRDLSGLPASARTRAGLGRAFQLTNLFPNLSVLENVRLAVQAAREGAHRRGLNLWSIWSDHGALTQRAMDILEAVAMDDRRDLVVASLPHGDQRKLEVALLMALESKVFMFDEPTAGMNAAEAPVILNLIRKLKEDKSKTILLVEHKMDVVRELADRIIVLHNGSLVADGDPAAVIASPVVQEAYLGIAREAA